The Nitrosopumilus cobalaminigenes genome contains a region encoding:
- a CDS encoding NAD(P)/FAD-dependent oxidoreductase yields MAHDFDIVIIGGGILGTSLSYFLSSLNKSKKIAVIEQEHSVAFHTSGRNTGKVHAPYLYNPEKKKLFAKSAFHGYEMWEEYAKLRDLPFKEDGVIEVATDQKGIKVLEKYLKWGKENGLEEKDIKLVNKEEMKKTEPEIKCESALCVYRDASTDYSVFTKSIMKDSKESGTDFLLDTKVTKIKKESGKWTITLNDEHEIYAKFLINAAGGEAVDVAHSVDVAEKFTDVHFRGEYWKAPSEYNKLTKSSVYSVPEFPDYPFLDPHWIIRVDGSCEIGPNAVPVFSPHGYDAAENIKEFIPKMLEMLNSGARKAVFDKQFQELAMNEIQSSMSKTTMVNRVKKFLPKIDAKKITEKGTAGIRSSIIDDKGKFVPDVILIEDEMSFHVLNYNSPGATGALPFSAHIVNHLNKIGLITNEEEEAVCGPWKFSEIIEKLQ; encoded by the coding sequence TTGGCACATGATTTTGATATCGTAATAATTGGTGGCGGAATTCTTGGAACTTCATTATCGTATTTTCTATCTTCACTAAACAAATCAAAAAAAATAGCTGTAATAGAGCAAGAACATAGTGTAGCATTTCACACAAGTGGAAGAAATACCGGAAAAGTTCATGCTCCCTATCTATACAACCCTGAAAAGAAAAAATTGTTTGCAAAATCTGCTTTTCATGGTTATGAAATGTGGGAAGAATATGCAAAATTAAGAGATTTGCCGTTTAAGGAAGACGGAGTTATTGAAGTTGCAACAGATCAAAAAGGAATCAAAGTCCTTGAGAAATATCTCAAATGGGGAAAAGAAAATGGTTTGGAAGAAAAAGACATCAAACTAGTAAACAAAGAGGAGATGAAAAAAACAGAACCGGAAATAAAATGTGAATCTGCACTGTGTGTGTACAGGGATGCATCAACGGACTATTCTGTTTTTACAAAATCAATTATGAAAGACAGTAAAGAGAGCGGTACAGATTTTCTACTAGACACCAAAGTCACTAAAATAAAAAAAGAAAGTGGCAAATGGACTATCACATTAAATGATGAACATGAAATTTATGCAAAATTTCTAATCAATGCTGCAGGAGGAGAAGCTGTAGATGTTGCACATAGCGTAGATGTGGCAGAAAAATTTACAGATGTTCATTTTAGAGGAGAGTATTGGAAAGCACCATCAGAATACAACAAGCTTACAAAATCAAGTGTGTATTCTGTACCTGAATTCCCAGATTATCCATTTTTAGATCCGCACTGGATAATCAGGGTAGATGGCAGTTGTGAAATTGGACCAAATGCAGTTCCAGTATTTAGTCCACATGGGTATGATGCGGCAGAAAACATCAAAGAGTTCATTCCAAAGATGCTTGAGATGCTAAATTCTGGTGCAAGAAAAGCAGTTTTTGATAAGCAATTTCAAGAACTTGCCATGAATGAAATTCAATCATCAATGTCAAAAACGACAATGGTGAACAGAGTAAAAAAATTCTTGCCAAAAATAGATGCAAAGAAAATTACTGAAAAAGGTACAGCAGGCATTAGATCATCAATCATTGATGACAAGGGGAAATTTGTACCGGATGTAATTCTAATAGAAGATGAGATGTCATTTCATGTTTTGAACTATAATTCTCCAGGAGCTACAGGTGCATTGCCATTTTCTGCACACATTGTAAATCATCTAAACAAGATAGGTTTGATTAC
- a CDS encoding ChuX/HutX family heme-like substrate-binding protein — protein MLLELLSDLIKIDDTLLIVKNSGAISEVRGPLSIRQKEKWITIGENDGPAHLHVNSELIKSAEFVQEEKPERTSFSVHFFDESGERIIAVFFTKMYDDSKQLIHDRKKIYDKLNQKFTSKIQF, from the coding sequence ATGCTTTTAGAATTATTGTCTGATTTGATAAAAATTGATGATACCTTACTTATCGTAAAAAACAGCGGTGCAATAAGTGAGGTTAGAGGGCCACTTTCTATACGACAAAAAGAAAAGTGGATTACTATTGGTGAAAATGACGGTCCTGCACATCTGCATGTAAATTCAGAATTGATAAAATCTGCAGAGTTTGTTCAAGAAGAAAAACCTGAACGCACAAGTTTCAGTGTTCATTTTTTTGATGAAAGCGGTGAGCGAATCATTGCAGTGTTTTTTACAAAAATGTATGATGATTCTAAACAATTAATTCATGATAGAAAAAAAATCTATGACAAACTAAATCAAAAATTTACTTCAAAAATTCAATTTTAA
- a CDS encoding 2-hydroxyacid dehydrogenase, with translation MKNKVFLTRTLHDFALKELRKRYQIEIHSGKIPIPKTKLRSKIKEIDGLICFPYDKIEKETIDCAENLKVISTYSVGFDHIDTKYAKEKKIRVGYTPEVLTDATADLAFSLLLDVSRRVSEGDRIIRDGKWKKIYGAYDYVGVDLQGKTIGILGLGRIGSTMAKRAKAFDMKIIYHSRKRVSKSREKALGAKYVSFEKLVSQSDFISIHVPHTKETDQLFDMKVFKKMKETSFLINTSRGKVINEKDLVAALKKKIISGAGLDVFESEPISKKHPFVKLPNIVLAPHIGSSTKETRSKMAEITVKNLDLGMKGKKPIYSVGY, from the coding sequence ATGAAAAATAAAGTGTTCCTTACAAGAACTCTACATGATTTTGCACTAAAAGAATTAAGAAAAAGATATCAAATTGAAATTCATTCTGGAAAAATTCCAATACCTAAAACAAAGCTGCGATCAAAGATTAAAGAGATTGATGGGCTGATTTGTTTCCCATATGACAAAATTGAAAAAGAGACAATTGATTGCGCTGAGAATCTTAAAGTGATTAGCACCTATAGTGTAGGTTTTGATCATATAGATACAAAGTATGCCAAAGAAAAGAAAATCCGCGTAGGATATACTCCCGAAGTACTAACAGATGCAACTGCTGATTTAGCATTTTCATTATTACTTGATGTTTCAAGAAGGGTTTCAGAAGGGGATAGAATCATTCGAGATGGAAAGTGGAAAAAAATCTACGGCGCATATGATTATGTCGGAGTGGATTTACAAGGCAAAACAATTGGAATCTTGGGCTTGGGGAGAATTGGCAGTACGATGGCTAAAAGAGCAAAGGCATTTGACATGAAAATTATATACCACAGCAGAAAGCGAGTTTCAAAATCTAGAGAAAAAGCACTAGGTGCAAAGTATGTGTCATTTGAGAAACTAGTCTCACAGAGTGATTTTATTTCAATTCATGTTCCACATACAAAAGAGACAGACCAGTTGTTTGACATGAAAGTTTTCAAAAAAATGAAAGAGACGTCATTTTTGATCAACACATCAAGAGGAAAGGTGATCAATGAAAAAGATCTTGTGGCTGCCTTGAAGAAGAAAATCATTTCAGGTGCAGGATTAGATGTGTTTGAATCAGAGCCAATTAGTAAAAAGCACCCATTTGTCAAATTACCAAATATTGTACTTGCACCTCACATAGGAAGTTCAACAAAAGAGACGAGAAGCAAAATGGCAGAGATTACTGTTAAAAATTTGGATCTTGGAATGAAAGGCAAAAAACCGATTTACTCAGTAGGATACTGA
- a CDS encoding 2-oxoacid:ferredoxin oxidoreductase subunit alpha, with product MSSVDFTWLIGGPQGSGVESGANIFSRVCAEMGYQIFGKREFYSNIKGEHSYFTVRIADKKIHSNVDDVNLMASFDAETIFRHYDEVVSGGGIIYDSDLDGIKTDAVHTLDAPFKERLHKELESKNKPFTIAGVLEIAKEKGVKLFPVSFKSILLTLSEETENPRLKGLIRMYNVIGVSLSLGLVKMPTDSLQKTIDNIFSNKPEIAKINQQTANYSYNYAAAKFENFDYTLPGTQKEPGTLLVQGFQGTALGKMACGCRLQPYYPITPASDESVFLESNEILEINGDRPGSTAVIQTEDEICAMGMTIGGALTGTRSATCTSGPGFALMTEMLGWAGINEVPIVITNYQRSGPSTGLPTRHGQDDLLFAVFAGHGDFPKIVYASGEIEESFYDTGNCFNYADTFQVPVIHLMDKFHASSVITCKRFDTEKISIDRGLLLDKVEDGYRRFEFTEDGISPRSRLGIDNGIFWDTGDESDETGHITEDPILRVKMMDKRMSRLELISKRIPNEEQAVSFGIEDYTIISWGSTIGPVKDALDMLKKEGISIGLIQLKLMHPFPADYVSSLLKDAKTIIDVEANHSGQLGKIFKQNISRDVDYFILKYSGRAMTSTEVYDALKKIVQNKAEKREVLMHGA from the coding sequence GTGAGTTCTGTTGATTTTACATGGCTAATTGGAGGTCCTCAAGGAAGTGGGGTTGAATCTGGAGCAAATATTTTCTCTCGTGTATGCGCTGAAATGGGTTATCAAATTTTTGGAAAAAGAGAATTTTATTCAAACATCAAAGGTGAACACAGTTACTTTACAGTAAGAATTGCTGATAAAAAAATTCATTCAAATGTCGATGATGTAAATTTAATGGCATCCTTTGATGCTGAAACCATTTTTCGTCATTATGATGAAGTAGTTTCTGGTGGTGGAATTATTTACGATTCAGATTTAGATGGAATAAAAACTGATGCTGTACATACACTTGATGCACCATTCAAAGAAAGACTGCACAAAGAATTAGAATCAAAAAATAAACCATTTACAATTGCAGGTGTATTAGAAATTGCTAAAGAAAAGGGCGTAAAACTATTTCCAGTATCTTTCAAATCAATTTTACTAACATTATCTGAAGAAACTGAAAATCCTCGTCTAAAGGGATTGATTCGAATGTATAATGTCATTGGAGTGTCATTATCTTTAGGTTTGGTAAAGATGCCTACTGATTCATTACAAAAAACAATTGATAATATTTTTTCAAACAAACCTGAAATTGCAAAAATTAATCAGCAGACTGCAAATTATTCATACAATTACGCTGCTGCAAAATTTGAAAACTTTGACTACACTTTGCCTGGAACACAAAAAGAACCTGGAACTTTACTTGTTCAGGGATTTCAGGGAACAGCGTTAGGAAAAATGGCATGTGGATGTAGACTTCAACCATACTATCCAATCACACCAGCTTCAGATGAATCAGTATTCTTGGAATCAAACGAAATTTTAGAAATTAATGGTGATAGGCCAGGTTCAACTGCTGTAATTCAAACTGAAGATGAGATTTGTGCAATGGGAATGACTATTGGTGGTGCATTAACTGGAACACGTTCTGCTACTTGTACTTCTGGCCCTGGATTTGCATTAATGACTGAAATGTTAGGCTGGGCAGGCATAAATGAAGTTCCTATAGTTATTACTAATTATCAGAGAAGTGGCCCATCAACTGGACTGCCAACAAGACACGGCCAAGATGATTTACTGTTTGCAGTATTTGCAGGACACGGTGATTTCCCAAAGATTGTTTATGCATCTGGAGAAATTGAAGAGAGCTTCTATGATACTGGCAATTGTTTTAACTATGCAGATACTTTTCAAGTTCCAGTAATTCACTTGATGGATAAATTCCATGCAAGTTCTGTTATTACTTGTAAAAGATTTGACACTGAAAAAATTTCAATTGATAGGGGCTTGTTGCTAGATAAAGTTGAGGATGGTTACAGAAGATTTGAATTCACTGAAGATGGTATATCTCCTCGTTCAAGACTAGGAATTGATAATGGAATCTTTTGGGATACTGGAGATGAGTCTGATGAAACAGGCCATATCACAGAGGATCCAATATTGCGTGTAAAGATGATGGATAAGAGAATGTCTAGATTAGAATTGATTTCAAAACGTATTCCAAATGAGGAACAAGCAGTATCGTTTGGAATTGAAGATTATACAATAATTTCTTGGGGTTCTACAATCGGTCCAGTCAAAGATGCATTAGACATGCTAAAAAAAGAAGGAATCTCTATAGGATTAATTCAACTAAAACTAATGCATCCATTTCCAGCAGACTATGTTTCATCTTTACTTAAAGACGCAAAAACCATAATCGATGTAGAGGCAAATCATTCAGGTCAGCTAGGAAAAATATTCAAACAAAACATAAGCCGGGATGTTGACTATTTTATCTTAAAATACTCTGGACGTGCAATGACTAGTACAGAAGTTTATGATGCACTTAAGAAAATTGTTCAAAACAAAGCAGAAAAAAGGGAGGTTCTAATGCATGGCGCTTAA
- a CDS encoding 2-oxoacid:ferredoxin oxidoreductase subunit beta → MALKPAEFKTDVHNDWCPGCGDFGIVNAIQMALADMGVQRDKTAIFSGIGCSGKTSHYINTYGVHTLHGRVLTFAQGAKIANPEMTIVAVGGDGDGLGIGAGHFVAAGRRNVNMTYIIFDNGVYGLTKGQASPTLKLGEKTKSLPSPNTNSNVNPIGLAIASGFTFVARGYSYDIRHLKDLIVQAVKHPGLSFLDVLQPCPTYNDLNTRDWYAGADLMDEAQKRHSRIYKLEETGYEPTVHYDSEIEINEKLSQALIKSLEWGNKIPIGVFYKNENTTPYTKRLQDKIPNYLENPPAKQNVSKNGHSNTDISKILDSLEV, encoded by the coding sequence ATGGCGCTTAAACCTGCTGAATTTAAAACCGATGTTCACAATGACTGGTGTCCTGGATGTGGGGATTTTGGTATCGTAAATGCTATCCAAATGGCACTAGCTGATATGGGTGTACAGCGAGACAAGACTGCTATATTTTCAGGAATTGGCTGTTCTGGTAAGACATCTCACTACATCAACACGTATGGAGTTCACACGTTACATGGTAGGGTTTTGACATTTGCACAAGGTGCAAAAATTGCAAATCCTGAGATGACCATAGTCGCTGTAGGCGGTGATGGTGATGGTTTGGGTATTGGTGCTGGTCACTTTGTTGCTGCTGGTAGACGAAATGTAAACATGACATACATTATTTTTGATAATGGCGTTTATGGATTGACTAAAGGTCAAGCATCTCCAACTCTGAAATTAGGAGAGAAAACAAAATCACTTCCATCCCCTAACACAAATTCAAACGTCAATCCAATTGGATTGGCAATTGCTAGTGGATTTACATTTGTTGCACGTGGATACTCTTATGACATACGACATCTCAAAGACTTGATAGTTCAAGCTGTTAAACATCCTGGATTGTCTTTCTTAGATGTATTGCAACCATGTCCTACATACAATGATCTAAACACAAGGGATTGGTATGCAGGAGCTGATTTGATGGATGAAGCACAAAAAAGACATTCAAGAATTTACAAACTAGAGGAGACTGGATATGAACCAACAGTACATTATGATTCTGAAATTGAGATAAATGAAAAACTATCTCAGGCATTAATCAAATCTTTAGAATGGGGAAACAAAATACCAATTGGAGTATTTTACAAAAATGAAAACACTACTCCTTACACAAAAAGACTGCAAGATAAGATTCCAAATTATTTGGAAAATCCTCCTGCAAAACAAAATGTTTCAAAGAATGGCCATTCTAATACTGATATTTCAAAAATTTTAGATTCACTAGAAGTATAG
- a CDS encoding coenzyme F420-0:L-glutamate ligase, which produces MQLTVLPLLADRKEGEFDIFKALLEALEKNNTTLEDQDVLVISTKYVSNSQGRIVELEKIKPSEEGLEVSKSFQLKSEIAEIIIRESDKIFGGIGGFVITSSDNIMAPNAGIDKSNAKKGRAILYPTNPYQTAEEIRRKIFLKFFIHVGIILVDSRLMPARIGTSGVAISCAGIEPVLDMRAKKDLDGNPLKVTFQAVVDNLATIANHKMGEGAESKPFAIIKNSGAKLTDRKIKPSEMAISPDQCVYVRGLSNPPKI; this is translated from the coding sequence ATGCAATTAACTGTATTACCATTATTAGCAGATAGAAAAGAAGGAGAATTTGATATTTTCAAGGCACTCTTAGAAGCATTGGAAAAAAACAACACAACCCTAGAAGATCAAGATGTTTTAGTAATTTCAACAAAATATGTATCAAATTCACAAGGAAGAATAGTAGAATTAGAGAAAATCAAACCATCAGAAGAAGGATTAGAAGTTTCAAAATCATTTCAATTAAAATCAGAAATTGCAGAGATAATCATCAGAGAATCAGATAAGATATTTGGAGGCATTGGAGGATTTGTAATCACATCTTCAGATAATATCATGGCTCCAAATGCAGGAATTGATAAATCAAATGCAAAAAAAGGTAGAGCAATACTTTATCCAACAAACCCGTATCAAACTGCAGAAGAGATTCGGAGAAAAATTTTCTTAAAGTTCTTCATTCATGTAGGAATAATTTTAGTCGATAGCAGATTGATGCCAGCAAGAATTGGAACTTCAGGTGTAGCGATATCTTGTGCAGGAATTGAACCGGTTTTAGATATGAGGGCAAAAAAAGATCTTGATGGAAATCCACTAAAAGTAACATTTCAAGCAGTCGTTGACAACCTTGCTACAATAGCCAATCACAAGATGGGAGAAGGTGCAGAATCAAAACCATTTGCAATAATTAAAAATTCAGGTGCAAAGCTAACTGATAGAAAAATCAAACCATCAGAAATGGCAATTTCCCCAGATCAATGTGTGTATGTCAGAGGGTTGTCAAATCCTCCAAAAATTTAG
- a CDS encoding 3-isopropylmalate dehydratase large subunit: MNITEKILAKGAGKSSVAPDDVVFAKVDKVMMHDVSGPGVIKVFDKLKKQGISVDKLWDPTKVWVAEDHFVPSAEKVSAENIVKLTNFTKNYGIEKHFKYGMGQYGICHTISHEEAMVMPGDVYVGGDSHTNTTGALGAFACGLGHTDVAYVLLNGEIWFKVPETFLFKLNGKLPEHVMAKDLILKIIGEIGTDGGAYQTMQFGGTGVDEMSVESRLTLCNMTTEAGAKNGIVEPDQKVVDYLTQRGATNFNLIKGDDDAEYAKVFEFESSEMEPTIAKPFSPENTCIVREAPSVELDKSYIGSCTGAKYEDLEAAAKILKGRKVKIRTEILPAAISIYQRAMENGLLKIFLDAGVTVGPPTCGACCGAHMGVLAKDEICISTTNRNFPGRMGHVESQTYLSSPLVAAASAVTGKITDPRDL, translated from the coding sequence ATGAACATTACTGAGAAGATTCTTGCAAAAGGTGCTGGAAAGTCTTCAGTAGCACCTGATGATGTAGTCTTTGCAAAGGTTGACAAGGTAATGATGCATGATGTCTCAGGCCCAGGCGTGATTAAGGTATTTGACAAATTAAAGAAGCAAGGAATTTCAGTTGACAAATTATGGGATCCTACAAAAGTTTGGGTAGCTGAAGATCATTTTGTTCCATCGGCTGAAAAAGTATCTGCTGAAAATATTGTGAAATTAACAAACTTTACAAAAAATTATGGAATTGAAAAACACTTCAAGTATGGAATGGGACAATACGGAATCTGCCATACTATCTCTCATGAGGAAGCAATGGTAATGCCAGGTGATGTTTATGTTGGTGGAGATTCTCACACCAATACGACTGGAGCCTTGGGTGCTTTTGCTTGCGGTCTAGGACATACTGATGTTGCATATGTTTTGCTTAATGGTGAGATTTGGTTCAAGGTTCCTGAAACTTTTCTCTTCAAGTTAAATGGAAAATTGCCTGAACACGTGATGGCCAAAGATCTTATTTTAAAAATTATTGGAGAGATTGGAACTGATGGCGGTGCATACCAAACAATGCAGTTTGGCGGAACCGGAGTTGATGAAATGTCAGTTGAAAGCAGATTAACCCTATGTAATATGACTACAGAAGCTGGAGCAAAGAATGGAATAGTTGAACCTGATCAAAAGGTAGTTGATTATCTTACTCAGAGAGGTGCAACAAATTTCAATTTGATCAAAGGCGACGATGATGCTGAATATGCCAAAGTTTTCGAGTTTGAAAGTTCTGAGATGGAGCCAACAATTGCAAAACCATTTTCTCCAGAAAATACTTGTATTGTTAGAGAAGCCCCTTCAGTTGAACTGGACAAATCCTACATTGGTTCATGTACTGGAGCAAAATACGAAGATTTGGAAGCTGCAGCAAAAATTCTCAAAGGAAGAAAAGTAAAGATTAGAACTGAGATTTTACCTGCTGCAATTTCGATTTATCAGAGAGCAATGGAGAATGGATTGTTGAAAATATTCTTAGATGCCGGTGTTACTGTTGGGCCTCCTACTTGTGGTGCCTGCTGTGGAGCACATATGGGCGTCTTGGCAAAAGACGAAATCTGCATTAGTACTACAAACAGGAATTTCCCAGGCAGAATGGGCCATGTAGAGTCACAAACCTATCTTTCATCTCCATTGGTAGCAGCAGCATCTGCTGTAACTGGAAAAATAACTGACCCGAGGGATTTGTAA
- the leuD gene encoding 3-isopropylmalate dehydratase small subunit (catalyzes the isomerization between 2-isopropylmalate and 3-isopropylmalate in leucine biosynthesis), with protein MKGNVIKYAQDNVDTDVIIPGQYLKVHDYAELATHAMEGLDPDFHSKVKEGDFILSGKNFGCGSSREHAPIALSHSGVKAVLALSFARIFYRNSVDGAFLLPIEIEQDAYDGISEGDEIDIDVSANEIKNITKNQTYKMKPFSEIIGKIIAAGGLFKYKPDQD; from the coding sequence ATGAAAGGTAACGTCATAAAATATGCTCAAGACAATGTTGACACTGATGTAATTATTCCAGGTCAATATCTCAAAGTCCATGATTATGCAGAACTTGCAACACATGCAATGGAAGGATTGGATCCTGATTTTCATTCTAAAGTCAAAGAAGGTGATTTTATTTTGTCAGGTAAAAATTTTGGCTGTGGCTCATCTCGTGAACATGCCCCTATTGCATTATCTCACTCTGGAGTAAAGGCCGTACTTGCATTGTCTTTTGCAAGAATCTTTTATCGCAATTCAGTTGATGGCGCATTTTTGTTACCTATTGAAATTGAACAGGATGCATATGATGGTATTTCTGAAGGTGATGAAATAGACATTGATGTCTCTGCAAATGAAATTAAAAATATTACAAAAAACCAAACCTACAAAATGAAACCATTTTCAGAAATTATTGGAAAAATAATTGCAGCTGGTGGTTTGTTCAAGTATAAACCAGACCAGGATTGA
- the leuC gene encoding 3-isopropylmalate dehydratase large subunit produces MGKTLFEKIWESHVVVEKQNDPSLIYIDRHLVHEVTSPQAFDGLRMNNRKVRRPDLTIATMDHNVPTTDRSLPILDQTSSVQIQTLEKNCKDFGIKLFDVNSPNQGIVHVIGPQLGITLPGTTIVCGDSHTSTHGAFGALALGIGTSDVEHVLASQTMWLEKPTPFEIRVEGKRKNPHAVTAKDIVLSIIKNIGTGGGTGTVIEYRGEGITDLSMEQRMTICNMSIEAGARAGLIAPDEKTYDYLRDREYTPKNYETLVDTWRDNLKTDGDAKFEKQFTLHIDDIAPQVSWGTNPGMTCDVTELIPSPDEFSKGDPNQKKGAEKALDYMDLKPGTSIEDIKIDRVFIGSCTNARLEDLIEASKVIKGQKISPNVHAMVVPGSQMVKKQAEEMGLDKIFIDANFEWREAGCSMCLGMNPDILSPGERCASTSNRNFEGRQGTGGRTHLVSPVMAAAAAIEGHFVDVRKMDLN; encoded by the coding sequence ATGGGAAAAACGCTTTTTGAAAAAATTTGGGAATCTCACGTTGTTGTTGAAAAACAAAATGATCCTTCACTAATCTACATAGACAGACATCTTGTTCATGAGGTGACTTCTCCACAAGCTTTTGATGGATTGCGAATGAATAACAGAAAAGTTAGAAGACCTGATCTTACTATTGCTACAATGGACCATAATGTTCCAACTACTGACCGTTCACTTCCCATATTGGACCAAACCTCTTCAGTCCAAATCCAAACTTTGGAAAAAAACTGTAAAGATTTTGGAATTAAATTATTTGATGTCAATAGCCCAAATCAGGGAATTGTGCATGTCATTGGCCCTCAATTAGGAATCACATTACCTGGGACTACAATTGTTTGTGGGGATAGTCATACATCTACTCATGGTGCGTTTGGAGCACTAGCTTTAGGAATAGGTACTAGTGATGTTGAACATGTTTTGGCCTCTCAGACTATGTGGCTAGAAAAACCAACTCCTTTTGAAATTAGAGTTGAAGGTAAGCGAAAAAACCCACATGCTGTGACTGCCAAAGATATCGTACTCTCAATTATCAAAAATATTGGTACTGGTGGTGGAACAGGAACAGTAATTGAGTACCGTGGTGAGGGAATAACTGATCTTTCAATGGAGCAAAGAATGACAATATGCAACATGTCAATTGAGGCAGGGGCTAGAGCAGGTTTGATTGCACCTGATGAAAAAACATATGATTATCTAAGAGACAGGGAGTATACTCCAAAAAATTATGAAACCTTGGTTGACACTTGGAGAGACAATTTAAAAACAGATGGCGATGCAAAATTTGAAAAACAATTCACACTACACATTGATGATATTGCTCCTCAAGTAAGTTGGGGAACTAATCCTGGAATGACTTGTGATGTTACTGAACTAATTCCATCACCTGATGAATTCTCAAAAGGTGATCCTAATCAAAAGAAGGGGGCTGAAAAAGCACTTGATTACATGGATTTGAAACCTGGAACTTCAATTGAGGATATCAAAATCGATAGAGTATTCATTGGCTCTTGTACTAATGCTAGACTAGAAGATCTTATTGAGGCATCCAAAGTAATCAAAGGACAAAAGATATCTCCAAATGTTCATGCCATGGTTGTCCCAGGATCTCAAATGGTCAAAAAACAAGCTGAAGAAATGGGATTGGATAAAATTTTCATTGATGCAAACTTTGAGTGGAGAGAAGCTGGTTGTAGTATGTGTCTTGGAATGAACCCTGATATTTTATCTCCCGGTGAACGATGTGCAAGTACTTCAAATAGGAATTTTGAAGGCAGACAAGGAACTGGTGGTAGAACTCATTTGGTTAGCCCTGTAATGGCAGCTGCTGCTGCTATTGAAGGTCATTTTGTAGATGTTAGGAAAATGGATTTGAATTAA
- the leuD gene encoding 3-isopropylmalate dehydratase small subunit, which translates to MECFKKISSIVTPLDKVNVDTDQIVPKQFLKLVQKSGFGKFLFFNWRFDENENKKPDFVLNDSKYENSNILVAGDNFGCGSSREHAVWALLDYGFSVIIAPSFADIFFSNCFKNGILPITLNQKTVEKLQQETGVVEVDLENQTITTPSEKISFEIDAYKKKILLEGLDDIAQTFQYEEKISAFEKESKIPSVL; encoded by the coding sequence ATGGAATGTTTTAAAAAAATCTCAAGCATTGTAACTCCACTTGACAAGGTAAATGTAGACACTGATCAAATTGTCCCTAAACAATTCCTAAAATTAGTTCAAAAATCTGGATTTGGAAAATTCCTATTTTTTAATTGGAGATTTGATGAGAATGAAAACAAAAAACCCGATTTTGTTCTAAATGACTCTAAATACGAAAATTCCAATATTCTCGTAGCTGGAGATAATTTTGGTTGTGGTTCTAGTCGTGAACATGCCGTTTGGGCCCTTCTTGACTATGGCTTTTCAGTAATTATTGCTCCTTCATTTGCAGATATCTTCTTTAGTAATTGCTTCAAGAATGGAATTTTACCTATCACTTTGAATCAAAAAACGGTAGAAAAACTGCAACAAGAAACTGGTGTTGTTGAAGTTGATTTGGAAAACCAAACCATCACTACTCCATCTGAGAAAATATCTTTTGAAATTGACGCTTACAAGAAAAAAATTCTTTTAGAGGGATTAGATGATATTGCTCAAACTTTTCAGTATGAAGAAAAAATCTCTGCCTTTGAAAAAGAATCTAAAATCCCATCTGTTTTATAA